The Besnoitia besnoiti strain Bb-Ger1 chromosome Unknown contig00014, whole genome shotgun sequence genome contains a region encoding:
- a CDS encoding uncharacterized protein (encoded by transcript BESB_026150) has protein sequence MRELTSDDSTGNTLAHRRSPGIRAGIPISFLSLHEKGSEEKDDEAGSHAANRPKQVEGSHEGMPAAAEGEEGQSHAASEEAPRQGASSVEEQHGADEQPQNRPEDDKESDEDSGSVSRKDDTVTGEGKTPAELTEEDFKEMTSSQGLAILLGQGKGMVREVQETLDGVNAVASITQLMGQVREDIRKDVEALNRTITEEYQNIEQLRQLQEAQTAVLRSQLSYLIPLKRSEVPSQPEVAEKEDEIPESSALVDFCNVLPVALMLLSPFFLNL, from the coding sequence ATGAGGGAACTTACTTCGGATGACTCCACTGGAAACACGCTGGCCCACAGGCGATCGCCAGGTATCAGGGCGGGAATTCCCATCAGTTTTCTAAGCCTTCACGAGAAAGGCTCTGAGGAAAAAGATGACGAGGCAGGCTCCCATGCCGCGAACAGGCCCAAGCAAGTAGAGGGTTCTCATGAAGGAATgccagccgcagcagaaggggaagaagggcAGTCGCATGCGGCTTCAGAGGAAGCACCGCGACAGGGGGCCTCGTCGGTAGAGGAGCAGCATGGCGCGGATGAGCAGCCGCAGAATCGTCCTGAGGACGACAAGGAATCTGATGAAGACAGTGGATCGGTTTCTCGTAAGGACGATACCGTGACTGGAGAGGGGAAGACTCCGGCTGAGCTAACTGAAGAGGATTTTAAAGAGATGACGTCTAGTCAAGGCCTTGCCATCCTGCTTGGTCAAGGAAAAGGGATGGTGCGAGAAGTTCAAGAAACACTTGATGGAGTCAACGCCGTTGCCAGTATCACGCAGCTTATGGGGCAAGTGCGTGAAGATATTCGGAAAGACGTCGAAGCCCTGAATCGCACAATTACGGAAGAGTACCAGAACATCGAGCAGCTTCGGCAGCTTCAAGAAGCTCAAACAGCGGTCCTTCGATCCCAGCTGAGTTACCTTATTCCTCTGAAGCGTTCTGAGGTACCCTCTCAGCCTGAAGTAGCCGAAAAAGAGGATGAGATACCAGAATCTTCTGCTTTAGTGGATTTCTGCAACGTGTTACCAGTTGCGCTGATGCTGTTGTCGCCGTTTTTTCTGAACCTTTGA
- a CDS encoding putative elongation factor 1-alpha (EF-1-ALPHA) (encoded by transcript BESB_026160): MGKEKTHINLVVIGHVDSGKSTTTGHLIYKLGGIDKRTIEKFEKESSEMGKGSFKYAWVLDKLKAERERGITIDIALWQFETPKYHYTVIDAPGHRDFIKNMITGTSQADVALLVVPAEAGGFEGAFSKEGQTREHALLAFTLGVKQMIVGINKMDSCNYSEDRFNEIQKEVAMYLKKVGYNPEKVPFVAISGFVGDNMVDKSTNMPWYKGKTLVEALDTMEAPKRPSDKPLRLPLQDVYKIGGIGTVPVGRVETGILKAGMVLTFAPVGLTTECKSVEMHHEVLEQAVPGDNVGFNVKNVAVKELKRGYVASDSKNDPAKGCATFLAQVIVLNHPGEIKNGYSPVIDCHTAHIACKFAEIKTKMDKRSGKTLEEAPKCIKSGDAAMVNMEPSKPMVVEAFTDYPPLGRFAVRDMKQTVAVGVIKSVEKKEPGAGSKVTKSAVKAAKK; encoded by the exons ATGGGTAAGGAAAAGACTCACATTAACCTCGTGGTCATTGGCCACGTCGATAGTGGCAAGTCCACGACGACGGGACACTTGATCTACAAGTTGGGTGGTATTGACAAGCGTACCATCGAGAAGTTCGAGAAGGAGTCGTCCGAAATGGGCAAGGGCTCCTTCAAGTACGCGTGGGTGCTTGACAAGCTGAAGGCTGAGCGTGAACGCGGTATCACCATCGATATTGCCCTGTGGCAATTCGAGACCCCCAAGTACCACTACACTGTCATCGATGCCCCGGGACACAGAGATTTCATCAAGAACATGATTACCGGTACCTCCCAGGCCGatgtcgccctcctcgtcgtccccgCCGAGGCCGGTGGTTTCGAGGGTGCCTTCTCCAAGGAAG GTCAGACCCGTGAGCACGCGCTTCTTGCTTTCACCCTCGGTGTGAAGCAGATGATTGTTGGCATCAACAAGATGGACTCGTGCAACTACTCTGAGGACCGCTTCAATGAGATTCAGAAGGAAGTTGCGATGTACCTGAAGAAGGTCGGCTACAACCCCGAGAAGGTTCCGTTCGTTGCCATCTCCGGTTTCGTTGGTGACAACATGGTTGACAAGTCCACCAACATGCCGTGGTACAAGGGCAAGACCCTCGTCGAGGCCCTCGACACCATGGAGGCCCCCAAGCGCCCCAGCGACAAGCCCCTGCGTCTGCCCCTGCAGGACGTCTACAAGATCGGCGGTATCGGTACCGTCCCGGTCGGACGTGTTGAGACCGGTATCCTGAAGGCCGGTATGGTCCTGACCTTTGCCCCGGTTGGCCTCACGACTGAGTGCAAGTCCGTTGAAATGCACCACGAAGTCCTCGAGCAGGCCGTGCCCGGTGACAATGTTGGTTTCAACGTGAAGAACGTTGCCGTCAAGGAGCTGAAGCGCGGCTACGTCGCCTCCGATTCCAAGAACGACCCCGCGAAGGGCTGCGCCACCTTCCTTGCCCAGGTTATCGTCCTCAACCACCCTGGTGAGATCAAGAACGGATACTCGCCCGTTATCGATTGCCACACCGCCCACATTGCCTGCAAGTTCGCTGAGATCAAGACCAAGATGGACAAGCGTTCTGGTAAGACCCTTGAGGAAGCACCCAAGTGCATCAAGTCCGGTGACGCCGCCATGGTCAACATGGAGCCCTCCAAGCCCATGGTTGTTGAGGCCTTCACTGACTACCCCCCTCTTGGCCGCTTCGCTGTCCGTGACATGAAGCAGACCGTTGCTGTTGGTGTCATCAAGTCcgtcgagaagaaggagcctGGTGCTGGCAGCAAGGTCACTAAGTCCGCCGTCAAGGCTGCCAAGAAATGA